The stretch of DNA TCAATATCGATGAGCGTTTTCCCCTCGGAGTATCCCCGGGCGATCCCAATCTTATGGGGGATCTCAAGAAGAAGAGGTATCTTCTCCTCCTTGAGATAGTTCTTCACTCGGGAATCGCCGATATCCGCCCGGTTGATGATCACCCCAAAGGGGAGGGAGAATTTTCTCGCCAC from Acidobacteriota bacterium encodes:
- a CDS encoding (4Fe-4S)-binding protein codes for the protein VARKFSLPFGVIINRADIGDSRVKNYLKEEKIPLLLEIPHKIGIARGYSEGKTLIDIDPTYREVFQRMIDDIRGKEG